Within the Platichthys flesus chromosome 16, fPlaFle2.1, whole genome shotgun sequence genome, the region CAGAGTTTGTCTCAGACCAGTGGCCACTCGCTACTGGACGGCCCACTTGGGGCTCAGGGCCAATCAGAGAAGGACGAGGCAGAAACGGTCAGCGCCATGGCGTCGCTCAGTGTGGACGTGGAGCAGCCCGGCTCCGGTCCTGGGAACTCGGGAACCAGCAGGTGAGCAGTGGACCGATGCTAACGCTATGTAGCTTCGTGAAAGCTTCATTACCTCTGATGTACATGGGTGTGTTTAACGTTGTGTTGTGCACCGCCCACAGGTCCACAGAGGAGCCAATGGAAGAAGAGCCTGTGTTGTAGGAGGAGCTTAAAGCGGAAGCGCACAGAACTCGATATTCACCTCCTTctagcacctcctcttcctcttccttttcttcttcctccttggAGTTTgtgttggcacacacacacagtggaattGTGCTGTTGAGGAGGACTCTGATAGACTGAGGAGAACATTACGGAGACGGGGGGGTTCATCAGCTCCAGGAGGAGCAGACGATTTGTTAGCATCTCCGATGGAAGCCCGAGGAGGGGAGTGGCAGCAGGACCTGCACACAGCACCACTGaacccctcccctccacccttCACTCATCGGGGGAAACCGTAGTTTGAATCCCAACAGGACTCCAGGCTGACGACTTGTCTTCTTGTGAGTCTGACGCTGCACCAGAGGGACgcgggtggaggaggaggagcgattATTCAATgagcaaaggaggaggaggaactagGTGCCTTGTTTTCCACAAACCGCACCACCACCGCAGCACCTCAGCAAACCAACCAGCCAAtccagactcacaaacacaaacacacacacacactgctgttgtttCACACAGTTCATTTTCAATCTGTCCAGTTGTGAGTCTTTGTTTCTTCATCTTGATGCCTTAATTTGTTCTTGTGTCACTATTTAACAAccaggacggagagagagagaaaccagatGATTCAGAGATGAATCCAAGCTGCTAAGATTTGTATTTCAACCTGATGATGTTCACGTCCGATGTTCCATCAGACTTTGATTTGTGtctgagggggaggagcctcTGAAGCCATCGTTACACTAGAAACATCCACTGAAGATCTtcattgaatattaatatttatataaaccatAATATTCAATCAGACTTGGATGGAATCTGGTGAAAGTGTCTCAGGATCAGCTCAGTTTTAGCAGAATTCAGAGTTTTAGTCACATCACGTTAACTTCAGCCGtgtctctacccccccccccacacctgaAATTGTAAGATGATCGTTTGATGTAAATACCGTTCTGCCCTGTTGCGTCACAGCAGACTCAGTGTGGTCACTTTTCTAAAACTGTACATACACATGTgtataaaaaatacttttttgtataaaaaagctaaattaataTTAAACACAATATGCATACactattatatacatatatatgtatgtatatacaaacacatgcacatacacatatatatttatgtaaacaGTGTTGTATCCAATCAGATTGGATCTATGAATATATTCTATTTGGAGATTTGATGTTTTAGCTGTTTGACAGGAACTAAGCACTGAAGTCTTCGGGTCggcacctgtgtgtgtctctttgtgtgttttacagacgCTGGCTGTTGTTAAGGTGgttgatgttgatgttgttgttggtgaACAGTGACGGTCAGTTCCTCAGGCAGGTCCAGGACCAGGCAGGGAGCAGGCAGggtgatgaggtcagaggtcatgatTGGGTAAAGAGGTCCAGTAACAGGGAGAGAGCTGAGGAGTGACCTTCGACCTCCTGGACCGAGGGTCTGAACTGAGATATCACTGAGCAACATGTGTTCAACATGTGAATCCATCAATCTTTTTAATCTACACTAAAAGACTAATAACACTATTAAGCTTGTTTACTTATTGCATTTCCTCGACCTGAATAATTTGGAACTGCTAAAATCCCTGTGTTTAGTAGAGCTGGTGTAATTACTGCTACTGCCTAAAGGGGGAGACATGTTCTGCACTGCAGCTTTAAAGAGGAGAACCGTCTGATTATGTTTTGTCGGAAGGACATAAATTAATTTAGTGTATTTTCAATTTCCACACGTGGAAACAGCAAAAATgccaaaaagaaaagacatttaaaagttCAAATGTCATTactttcctgtttgtgtctggCGGCGGTTTAATTAATTTAGTTGTGCCTTCTTCCACAATGTTTTACTTGCACATAtccatgaatatttattttttatttttaatataaaacagtaaTGGATAAAAAGTTAATACTACTATTGATTAGTTTCATCTTGTGACCCCTCAAGCTTTTAAAATTATAACTGATGGATCATTTAAAAAGTTATAATCACAACTGTTAAATTAATTGGAAAAGTTGGTAAAATTATGTAATTATATTCACAccactgaaaaacaacacaactgtttAAAACACTACACAAGTTTATAACACACTGAGAGCATCAAGACGCACAGTGTGATCCTCACGTCTGTTTCATGTGGTGACCGGTGacgtgtgtttcctgtcgtcGCACAACTACTTCTGTCAAAGAGCAACACAATATATGTCCTGAGTGCGACAAACACAAGAGGTGAACTGTTACTGTTCAGATTTGGTGGcagctggaggacacacacacacacacagtttgtggaGTGAGGTTTTATCACAGGCTCTgaacatttaaagcaacacaatgtgaGTGGTGTTGACACAGTGTGATGGTTTGTGTTGTCGGTCACTTCCCCAGTCCAGAGGCTGCACAGCTTTACtgtcgcacacaaacacacacacagactcactttTTGCTACACGAGTTCCTACTGTACATTTCTTGATATGTTTGATACTGTGGTGTACATGTAGTGtcctgctgtgattggttgagaggTCGGAGCTGTCCCCTCGTCTGTTTGTCCTCCCTTTGTCCCTGAagggagaccccccccccccccccgtgacagACTGACAGTTTGAATCAGTTCCTGTCGGAGCTGATCACAAGCACATTCCTGACTCTTCTTCGTCTGTGCTGTTAAATCCAGATCCTTTCCTGTTGCGACGATACGTGTTTAATTCTTTCTGACTCACATGTATATAAACGTGCATATATACGTGTACACATGTGCAATACACGCTATTCGAGCAATCTATTACTGTGACTATTATTGATGATTATATTTGTCCCCTTTTCGAGCTTTCAGCCCTCTTCCCCTCGTCCTCGGTGTTGCAGGAGCTTGAAAAGGGAAAGTGACTCTCGTGACTCTTCGGTTTCATTTCAGGCTTGTGGACGTTTTGACGAAGCCCTTTTTTATTAGTCTCACTGTAATGTTGTGACGTTTCTCCTGATTctgttcctttgttttttttaaaagtgggCCTGTTGTTGAACTTGTCTGGAAACTCAATAAAGCAATTCACTGATGTTTCAGTTCCCTCAGTGTTTCACATGGCTGATTGTTATGGATATAGATCAATATTCTGGTCgaatgattttatttcctttcttgCCTTTTTCAGATAAGACAAATGAATGTCTGTTTTCTAAATATGATGTTACAGCTAGCAGACTGTTAGCTCCTTGCTAACTCAGCAGATCTGGAATCACTATATCTGACAAattttttattagatttaatatttagtatttaatAGAATTTAGGCTTCAAATCTAAATCTGCTCACATCCCTGACAGAAAAGAGTCCATTGTGTCCAAAGTGAAAACAttgttcttctccctgcagcTCGAGAACTCGTCATCAGCTGCtcagtgttgttttaaagtgCGTGGTTCCCTTTAGAGCCAGAAACCCGTCAGCCGCTCTCCGGTGAGTAGATCTTGATGAGGTGCTGCAGCTCGGTGGGAAACCCAGTGACCGGGCAGCGGCGCTTTGCCTTCACGTACATGTAGACGCAGCGGTAACAGAACACGAAGCCCGAGGTCGACAGCACCGTGGAGTTGGTGCAGAGTCTTCGGCAAAGACGACAGCTCCTGCTGCCGGAGCCCGGAGGAGCTCCTTCACTGAGCTTCACCGGGAGCGATGgagcctcctcctgcaggtggaggGGGGGCGGAGGAGCAGGCAGGGAGGTGAGTGTTTTCACGGTGCTCTGGTTGTCGGAGGAGTACCACCACTCCAGGAACTGCAGGAAGAAGACGCCCATGgacagggaggtggagagggagagggccaCGCCCCTCGCTGCCTGTGACATCACCCACCACGCCCTCATCACCAGGCTGCCAACAGAAgagcaatgcattgtgggttGTTGGATTTAAGACTGAAATTCATTCAAGAAAAAACTTCTTATCCGGAACTTTTGTGATGATTGTTCCCAGTCAGTTAattgaccacacacacacacacccacacaaacacacactaatgaaCTATTCCACACGATTTCATGGATCTTTTCAGTGGATTCAATTAAAGCATGAATCAAATCATGTTTGCATGATTTGAttcatagagagagagagagattgattaAAGGGATCTACCTCTTGTCCGTGAGGTCGGTGGTGTCACCGCTCTTCAGCTCCATGTCTCTGACATCTTGGGCGTTGAGTCGTGCCAGTCTCACCCTGGCTAACCACAGCAGAGGACTATGGGTCTTAGAGACTCCGAAGACAAAGAGCAGCTGCTGGCAGAACACCCAGGCTTGCCAGGCTGAGCTGACGTACGGGTAAGCTGCCACCGCCGCCCGGTACAGCCTCCGGCCCCTGGAGCGCGCCAGCTGGATGGAGAAGTCCTCCTCGTCCCTCTGCTTCTCCAGCGTGGCCTCCAGCTTGGCCCGCAGGTACGGCACCAGACACAGAAGGAGAAGCGATCGCCAGTGCGACTTCCTGTGCAGCCCCAGGCGGACAGGAAAGCCCCGCCCACCTGAAACCCGTTTCAGGCCGTAGAAGTTCTCAGAGAAGGAGGCGCTGCAGTGGGACAGGAAGTGgttctggaggaggaggtccaGCAGCAGGTACAGCTCATCAAAGCGCCGCCACAGGACGCCGAACCGAGCCGGGCTGCACTCTGCCAGGACCTGAGGACCAACAGCACCAGGTGGTCAGTTaaagcatgaaaacaaaacactgacccACTTTACTGTGTTCATGCTGCTGCACCTTTCAAACACTTTCCATAACAACAGATGAAATGATAATCACTTTTTAAATAATAGATCCTTGAACTTGACTGAGACTCAACGGCCACCTGATGATTCTGAAGCTGAGATTAAAACAACTCAACAAGTTGATgatggggaggagacctcggggaagacccaggactaggtggagagattatatctcaacactggcctgggaacgcctcgggatccccccgtcagagctggtcaatgtggcccgggaaagggaagtctggggccccctgcttgaggtgctccccccgcgacccgaccccggataagcggacgaaaatgagatgagatgagaagttGATGATCGATGAAGAAGTGAAACTTTATAAACTGTATAAACTGTTTAATTCGTTCTTTAAAGTTCAGAATCTCTGGTTTTGTAAAAGCTGGAACCTCCAGTTCTGAGCTGCTCCCTGATCACAGAACAGAACCTGAGTATCCGAGGTGCACAGGGACAGTGGCAAGCTGTGATTGGACAACAGTGTTTGCAGGCGGGGCTTAGAGACCAGTGAACCACTCACCTTGAGGGCGTGTCTCAGTGCAGGTTTGAGAGCGTCCATCAGAGTCTCCTGCGCCACGACCTCGAAGATGGACGGCTGCTCGATCCCGGCGGTGGACGTCAGGTGAGCTCCGGCCTGAGCCATGGCTGCTGCACAGTCACAACACAAGAGGTTTCATACACACAAGTATTATctagatattatatatatatatatatattcagaagCATCACAATCACTTAATGAATAGCTGTTTAGCAAACTGTTTATACAGTTAAAACATTACACTCCCCAGAATTGATCATGTTACTGAACGATCAGAGTCCAActgcacacatttaaaaaatcagTTTCTATTAGATGTtgctttttacttttgaaatgtgttaaacaaactgaatttaatATCGACTGGAAGAAATCTATAAAGACAAACTGGActtgttattaaaaaaacatttctgatgcCATTTGAGCCTCAGAGAGAAGTGACGTGTGCGTCAGGGTCAAAGTTCAAACACTCAGCAGGTCAACAACATGTTAAACATATAACAGGTTAAACATATAACACGTTGAATATATAACACGTTGAATATATAACACGTTAAACATATAACACGTTGAACATATAACATGTTAAACATACAACACGTTGAACATATAACATGTTAAACATATAACAGCAGAGACCTGGATCCTGAGGCTCAGGACTTGTCAGTCTCATGGAAACATTTCAAAGCTCGCTGAGAGAAACTTGGTTTAACAGACGCTTCACTTCACACGCTCACAGTCTGTGGCCTCTGAGCCACAAGACGAGCTCGTCTCAATTATAATGAAGATCTTTGTTAAACATGATAAAACGCTGGAGGAGCACGaaccttcctctgctgctggggAGCTGCTGCTAGCACCTGCTAGCTGGTTAGCTCGTTAGCTGCTGTAAACAGCTGCTAGcctgttagctgctgttagctgctgttagcagCTGTTAGCTTGTTAGCAGGACGTCATGTGTCTTGTTTCCTTGTTtatcatctttctctcttcttcttctgtttctcttctcttccacaTGTTCTCACGTTCATTCACAGCAGGCAACACTTCCGCCTTCAGGTGTTGGACGTCATGACGCAGCGGCACGTCGCTCGTGACGTAACACCTCTGATGTAAATTCATGATAAAAagttcaaatgtaaaataaacaaagaaaatgaaggaaaatgtaaagaaatcagctgaaaaacagaaatcacAGATTCAGATTAAATCAAAGACATAAAAACAGCTAAATAACAGAAGTAAAATGATATCTAGAGCATAAACTTTCACCTTATTCCTAATATGATGGAAATATATTGTTATTCATTATGTATAATTTAGATTATATTATTTACCACTATGTTAATGCTGGTTGATTCCTACTCTTTTATCTGTTGTGATGCATGAAGGTTTAATCTTTGTcctattttttaaattttctattaaaatattgaaaaacagtAATAATAACCTGTGGAGTTCTTTTTACATCTCAGCTCGCATGTCAGTaaacatgtgaatgtgtgatatgtccatgagactctgaacacaaacagacgttatataatatttaagTCTGTGGCACAAAAACCAAAACGTGATGGAAACATGATGGAGGAGCTTCCAGAGTTTAATGCATGAGACGAAATATTCAGTGATTTCAGTGGATTAAAGGATTAATGAGCAAAGCTGACGGCAGCGGACGTCTCCatcatctgtctctccatcatctgtctctccctccacctctctctctctctctctctctctctctctctctctctctctctccctctctctccctctctccttctccctctccctccatcctctctgtctgtgtcgaGTGAACCAGTGAGGTCAGTGGACGTGTAGAAGTTGAAGATCCAGAATGGAGACGTTTGGGTTCCTCATCGACAGCAGAGGTGAgtcatctttattttctctgttgttaGAGTAGAAatcatcttcttttcttttatccatTTAAATGATGTGATACAGAGTCATTAGAGATGTTCACTAAATTGAATCTGCTGCTCTTGGGATTATGTCATTAGATTTGAATGAGATGATGAGGACAGAGCAATAgtaaaaatagataaaataaatagagaTCTTATTGTAGAAGGTACATCAGAGGTTATGTGATCAGTGTGATGACAACTAAAGTCTTTATTTATGTCTCATACACTAACATCAGGATATTTTAGGATAGGAAGCAAAAAGGAGAGGGAACGTCAGTCAGAGATGGTTATGTGGTGTTTACTTTCCTGATTGGTCGATGTTTATGATCGAGGTTGCTCCACTGCCCCCAAGTGGACATGAAAGATACATACAGACAATGACTGCACCTTTAAGTATTTATTGGATCCACGACCTCTGAGTTAAATGTAAAACTCTAAACTCTGCTTTTTAATTTCCAGTCCCGACCGACGACAGCAGAATCAAACCACCGAGCCACGTCCAGCTCCAGTGACCAGGCCGCCTTCAGACGAGATGTGTCTCCTCCTAATCccgccccctctcctccttctcctcctcctttcagcctctcACCCCGTCAGGTGCTCACACTCGTGCCCCCCCCTCTGTGCTTGTTACGAGCGCGCCGACCTGGTGGACTGCCGTGCACGTGGATTCGAACACGTTCCTCTGGGCCTCCCTCACGGAACCTTGCTGCTGGAGCTGGGAGGGAACAACCTGACTGAGATCAGCTCTCAGGTCTTCACTGGCCTGTGGTCGCTGAAGGTCCTGGTGATGAGCAGCAGTCAGATTCAAGTCATTCAACCACAGGTGACCAccggctcctcttcctcaggctGTGATCTCCAGGATTCAAGGAGCATTTTAACCATCAGTCTTTCTCCACAggcctttctctctttgtccttcATGGAGAAGTTGGATCTCAGTTGGAACCAGTTGACGTTGCTCCCAGTCGACTTCTCCACCAGTCTGTCTGCGCTCAGAGAACTTCGACTGGATCACAACAACTTATGTTACTTATCTGGACACAGGTACCTGTCTGTCCGTACctgtcttcatctgtctgtcttcacctgtctgtctgacacctgtctgtctgacgtCTGTATGTCTTCACCtttctgtcttcacctgtctgtcttcacctttctgtcttcacctgtctgtctgacacctgtctgtcttcacctgtctgtctgacacctgtctgtcttcatctgtctgtctgacaccTGTATGTCtgacacctgtctgtctgtcccccccAGCCTGGCATATCTGGACAACATGGAGAAACTGGACCTGAGCTATAACCAGCTGGTGTCTGTGGGTCCTGGTGTGTTCAGAGGTCTGTCCAGGCTCAGGCAGCTCCACCTGCACCACAACAGACTGAGTGGGCTGCAGCGGGGGAGCCTGGACATGCTGCCTGGACTGGAGGTGCacaactgtctgtctgtctgtctgtctgtctgtctgtctgtctgtctgtctgtctgatgacctgtctgtctgtctgtctgtctgtctgtctgtctgtcggtctgatgacctgtctgtcggtctgatgacctgtctgtctgtctgtctgtctgtctgtctgtctgtctgtctgtctgtctgtctgatgacctgtctgtctgtctgcctctctgtctgtctgcctctctgtctgtctgatgacctgtctgtctgtctgtctgtctgtctgtctgtcggtctgatgacctgtctgtctgtctgtctgtctgtctgtctgtctgtctgtctgtctgtctgtctgtcggtctgatgacctgtctgtcggtctgatgacctgtctgtcggtctgatgacctgtctgtatgtctgtctgtctgtctgtctgtctgtctgtctgtcggtctgatgacctgtctgtctgtctgatgacctgtctgtctgtctgtctgtctgtctgtttgatgacctgtctgtctgatgacctgtctgtctgtctgtctgtctgtctgtctgtctgtctgtctgtctgtctgtctgtctgtctgtcgtctgatgacctgtctgtctgtctgcctctctgtctgtctgatgacctgtctgtctgtctgtctgcctgtctgtctgtcggtctgatgacctgtctgtctgtctgcctctctgtctgtctgcctctctgtctgtctgatgacctgtctgtctgtctgtctgtctgtctgtctgtcggtctgatgacctgtctgtctgcgtgcAGGTGCTCCAGCTGAGCTACAACAACATCTCTCAGATCGACAGTGACGCTCTAGCGCCCCTCTACAGTTTGGCCGTTCTCGCTCTGGAGGGAAACAACCTGCAACACCTCAAGTTCAAGACCTTCCTCAGCCTGCACACCACCGCCACTCACATCCAGCTGTCAGGTGTGTTGGTTTGAATCCCGTCCACTGACACTCTCCATGGTGGTGCTGGCTTATTAACTTCATCAGGATTCATCATCTGGGGACCAGGAAAATGTATAATATCACAATCAGGACCATTCTGGTGCGTTTTAGAAAATGAAATCAATCTGGTATAAAATGGCTTCTTGCTCGTTATTCTACTTCTACCACTaagtaaacaaatatttattttaatcgcACATAAGGAAGATTTTATTGCAGATCTTTATATATGATATTATCTCATGCTCTGACATAAAGAGCCCTCTGGATGTGTCAGGAGTTGAAGGGCGACATGAAACAGTTAATACTGAATCAGCTGAATAGGACCTGGTCAACACAACATCTGTTTCCTCAGGGAACCCGTGGAGCTGCGACTGCGAGCTTCATCGCGTCTTCAGTAAGATCCTCTACGTTCGCCACCTCCACATCGACGACTACCGGAACGTGACCTGCCAGGAGCCGCCGCAGCTGGCCGGGGCCTCGCTGGCCTGGGTGGACAGCCGGCTCTGCATGGCGGAGACCGTCACCGTGCTCGTCATCACGGTCACCGTGCTGGTCAGCGTGGTGGCGGCCGTGGTCATGGCtgagaggaacaggaagagTCACCGTGAGAAGAACTGGGACACGGAGTCACAGACTCAAACCCAGAGTCCACCGTCCTGAGAGCGGCGCCAGTTCAAGATGGCTGCCGTCTTCACCGTCAGAATGCGTAGACGTTTCTTACGTTTTTCCCGGTGAAAGAGATGGAACCTTTTATGTGAATTAGGGTTATGGTTTCTGTGTTTCCATTTTCTCCAGGAAGTTCCGGCAGGAACTCAGACCCTTTACAGGAACCTGGTGACACAACATGGAGTATATCATGTTGTTCAGTTCTGTAGGATTCAGCTGTTTACATGTGGAGGAGACCAGATGTTCTGCAGCTAACGTGGACAAAgatggttttactttgaaacagggttttcaaagtaaaacgtGGTAGTTTGTTTGGAGCTCAAATTAATATTATCAATCTTTATCACCAACCCTGTGATGAAATGCTCTAATAAGCTTCCAGAGTCTACCTGTgcttatattttatattatattcaataGTTTGAATGTTTGCAGTTCAACAAACAGCTGAATGTTTTACTCCATGTGACATAAGACTGTTATTTTctatcttgacctttgacctgctccAGAAGAAAGAgatccctcttcatcctcatgtcctcttctccttctggtGGATTTAAAACAAAGGACTTTGACCCTGTGACAGTCAGAGAGACATTCACCAGAAGAGACGGAGGTTCAGTAGAGACCATGTGTCTGGACACCACAGTGGATTAGAGCTggacagatggggggggggggggggggggggggggggggcagatgtcGGGATGGTTACAGCTGGAATGgaaaacatcttttaaatcTGTGTGTAGAGAGAATTAAACAGAAGCTGAACAGCAGGTTTTCTGTTCCTTGCTTTATTTcaatctattattattatatttcactTTAATTATTCCCATAGACTAAATAATGATGGTAtttctttttgggggggttCCTCTTGCAGAGGTCGGAGGGAAGGTCACGTCATGAGTCATCGCTGACGTGCTCTGCGTCCTTCTTTTAGATAAACAGGTTTTAAATCTGAGCAGAACAGACGGGAACAACGAGGATTAGAGGGAGATTTACTCCAGAGTGCaactggaggaggggggggggggcgacctcCATTGTAAACACTAAAACTCTTATAAACTTCAAATCTAatgacgtgatgattgacaccTCTCACGTCTCTTTGGTATATTCAGTCTTATCTTATCTTCCCTTGGCTGACCTGTGTCCAAAGcctaatataatatataaaccCAGTATGTTGATTTATATAACTCATTTTTATGATGTTTTGTAAAACACCACAAAACACCATCTCCTACCGGGTTTAGAACATTTTACACTTTAGCCTTGCAGCAGTTTAAAGAAACCAGTGATGTTTTTCTAATGCACCAGTAACATCACTGAGATCTGTGACCCTCTCAGATTCTAGTGTGATCTACGTTTTGTTCTACAGTCACTAAACTATAAAGATTTACCACTGCACTTCTCACAAAATGTAAGATTCTCCTACAATGATGAGAagctattttttaaatgtatttatttgtattgcagttACAGCTCTCTGCCAACAGGAGACGCTCCAGCTTCCCTCAGCACCAGAAAGTCAATGAACGATTAGCCTGAGTTTCAGTATTAACGTTAAAGGGTGTTATAGGAACATTTATGCACAATAACagcttttatttaaagtgtgttCAACACTTCAAAGTGTTTtagtttatgttttatattaaaatgtaaagacGTATTTCTATAGAACACAGAAACTTAAATGAATCAGAGAGTTGTGGCATCATTAATTCAGAACAAGCAGGTAAAGGACAGGAGAGATCAATCTGGATGATTTAAACGATTCTCCTGCATTACGTGCTGCTTctgaacattattattattattataatctgtCACTGGTTCATatcaagaaaaagaaaaatgcagttttacAAAGATCCAATTCCTCcctctgcctttttcttttcacttttatcAAGTTCAACttgtaacaataacaatatataaTGAGGTCTTGGAATAATGAATGTTGTTCAGTGgagttaaattaaaatgtaatttgtctaATATATGACATTTGTCCTCAGCTACTTTGAATAATCCAGAGAACAGAAAATACTCTGAGATAATATCTTTGTCGTCATTTGCATGAAGTGACTCTCAAATGATTAAAAACCAATCGGGCTcattctttctgtttctctctgcgtCTACCGGCCTCATCACCATCTCTGTGATGTGTACCCTCGACCCACTgagctgtttcctctctgcaaacacagcttcctctgtgtctgaaaCCGGAGAGGTCAGCATTCCTCTGCCAGGCCTTGAATAGAGACCCTGATTCTTGCAGTAATAGTGCAGATTCCCTGTGGGAGTGCAAACCTATCCTGTGCTCCTGTGTAGGTGGCTCCCTCAAGGTGGACAATCAGTGTCTTTGTGAAGCCCGGCTGATGccagcagagcagctccagccTGCAGCCCCTCGGCAGCCTGAGCTGTGCAGACGCTCTTCAGATGGCTTACTGGGACGAGAAGAATCCAGGAGATGCACAAACTTCACCAGGATCAGTGCTGGATTGTCACAGGAACACGTGTTGTCTCGCTGGATTAAGGACTTTCCAAACAGGACTTAATGGTTTGGATGACACCTCAGCAGCCGTGTGGGGTAACCTGACAACGAGGAGTCTCCAGCTGGCGAGAGGTAGGCCTCAGTTACTCCTCTGTTTGGACTCATAACTCTTCTCACTGATCACTCATAATCAAACGAGGTTCAAATGTCTGAAGAAAAGTTTCCTTGAGATGTTTATTGCTCTATTTAGAATTTTATG harbors:
- the si:ch211-237i5.4 gene encoding insulin-like growth factor-binding protein complex acid labile subunit, producing the protein MCLLLIPPPLLLLLLLSASHPVRCSHSCPPLCACYERADLVDCRARGFEHVPLGLPHGTLLLELGGNNLTEISSQVFTGLWSLKVLVMSSSQIQVIQPQAFLSLSFMEKLDLSWNQLTLLPVDFSTSLSALRELRLDHNNLCYLSGHSLAYLDNMEKLDLSYNQLVSVGPGVFRGLSRLRQLHLHHNRLSGLQRGSLDMLPGLEVLQLSYNNISQIDSDALAPLYSLAVLALEGNNLQHLKFKTFLSLHTTATHIQLSGNPWSCDCELHRVFSKILYVRHLHIDDYRNVTCQEPPQLAGASLAWVDSRLCMAETVTVLVITVTVLVSVVAAVVMAERNRKSHREKNWDTESQTQTQSPPS
- the pex12 gene encoding peroxisome assembly protein 12, giving the protein MAQAGAHLTSTAGIEQPSIFEVVAQETLMDALKPALRHALKVLAECSPARFGVLWRRFDELYLLLDLLLQNHFLSHCSASFSENFYGLKRVSGGRGFPVRLGLHRKSHWRSLLLLCLVPYLRAKLEATLEKQRDEEDFSIQLARSRGRRLYRAAVAAYPYVSSAWQAWVFCQQLLFVFGVSKTHSPLLWLARVRLARLNAQDVRDMELKSGDTTDLTDKSLVMRAWWVMSQAARGVALSLSTSLSMGVFFLQFLEWWYSSDNQSTVKTLTSLPAPPPPLHLQEEAPSLPVKLSEGAPPGSGSRSCRLCRRLCTNSTVLSTSGFVFCYRCVYMYVKAKRRCPVTGFPTELQHLIKIYSPESG